The genomic segment TTGAAGTCATTTGTTTCATTCAATCCCGGATATACAGAGTAAACATACGAGTTACCATCATCTTTGAAATCGGCATAGAGACGGATGTACATGGCATTTTGCGGAGCTACGTCGTTTTTACTTTTTGCATCGGTATTGCTTCGAATGCCTTGTTGATTTTCGGGTACGTACCAGCTATAGGTAGCGGTTTTGGTACCCGATCCGACTGATATCTCACTATAGGTGGCTGTGCTGAAGGAAGATGCCGGATAAATATCAGAACTGCCCGGAGCTCCGCAACGGATTACGTTGGGGACATTGTAAATGCCTATGCTGGTTACAGCCAGGTTGAGCGTGGCAGGTACAGTAAAGGTAAAGGTGATTTTTGCCAAGAGACGGGTTAGTGCAACACTGATGGCTGTTTGTGAGGTGATGAGGCTGGGAGTGTTATTCCCTATCATCATCAGGTTGTTATTGTCGCTGCCGTATACGCTACTTTCGGTAGATACGGTGGTTATTTTGGCATTCAGAGATGCCAGCGTGCTGCCTATGAGCATGTCCGAAGCCCATGTATTGTTATTGGTATTGGCTACAATATATACCTGAGATTTACTGGTGAGTGAGGTTTGCAAAAGGAGTTTCAGACTAGTGGCTCCATCAGCCAGTGTGTAGTAGTGCGGAGCTTCTACGAGTGTGCTACCGGTAGGGGTCGTCTCGTTATAGGCATACTGAAAAACCCATATATTGCTAATTTTTTGCTCATTGTTTATAAGGGTTTGTGTGGCCGCACGTGTATCCGCGCTTTTGGTAGTAGTGCCCACAAGATTAGGTTTGTCGGTATTCATTTGCAGGGTTACTTCTTCTGTTTTGCCCTGATAAGCTTCTGTTTCATTGAATGACGATTCGGTACATGAACCCAGAAAAGAGGTGGCAGATAGAAACAGCAGGAGAATATTTTTAGTTGTCATATTGTTGAATCTTTATATTACTGATTGATGGTAAAATCATTGGTAACAGTGGTGGTTCCGTTAATAGAGAGGCTGAGTCCTTCTTTGTAGAGGGTGCCCTTTACCTGGTATACATTGTCGGGGATAGCGGAAAGACTATTGGTATATCCGCTGTTATCGGAGAGGTACACGGTGTAGGTATAAGTCATTACGTTGCTTCCTTCAGTATAAGTAAGTGTTACAATAAGCTTGTTCACATCGGTTTCACCAAAGGTGGTACCTAGTATGTTGGCAAAAGTGTAGTTATGCGATATGATGGTATAATCAGTGTCGGTAGTCGGTGAGGAGGTCGTGGCAGTAACTTCGGTTCCGCTTGTGGTGATTAAACTTCCGGATACGGAATAACTGTCTGCATGAGTGTAGCTGTTGGCTTCGTCAAATAGTCTTCCGGCTTCGCGGGTATTCTCTACCGTTACCGATTTTACGGTGACAATTCCGGTTACGTTTACTTCTTTGCGCATATAAAAGTCTACCCGTGCCATGCGTGGTGCTATGCTTACCGATACGGATGTGGCTGTTTGATCTATGGGTTGATTTTCGGCTTTGCCCGTCATTAGTATGCCGTTTGTGGAGATGTTGCCCACTGCAGCATCAAAAGCCGAGGGGGCGGTAATCATTGTGAGTAAGTCGTTGTGTGAAGGTTCGGCATTAAGGCGGGTCTTTAGTTCTTCGTCGGGGTTCGCTATCACATATACATGTTTTATACCTTCTTTTACCACCCAGCTTTTGGCATTCAGATCGCTTCCGGAAACGGCCAGCTCATTGCTGTTTTCGAGTATATAATTCGCATTATAGATGAGTACAAATACTTCCGAAATAGTCGTTTCATTACCTATTGCATTTTCATCTGAAGAGGCACGGGTGGATACGGAAACTGTCAGGTTCACTTCTTTGCCCGATTCTTGTGAAAGATCGGCTTGAGTACAAGAAACAAAAAACAGGATAACAAGCAGTATCAGGAAATGTATAGGCAGGGTTTTGTATGTATTGTGGGTTCTCATTTTTTTCTAGTTTCAATCTGTTCTTTTATTACGTTGTTTCGTGCAAGTTACCATTCCGGAGCTGTTGAAACTTCGTCCCAATTGGGAATCTTAATTGTAATGCCCAGAGAACCATATTCTACCAGCAGAGGAATGGCTACTTCTTCTTTACTGGAGATGTTTATCTGATTGTCGGCTATGAATTGGCTAATGCTCACCGTATCGAGTAATTCGCCGGTAGAACCTTTGTAGAGGCTTAGCTTAGCCGAAGTGTTTTCGGTGAATCTAAGTACCGAACAATGGGCCATAGAAACCAATTTATCTTCGCGATAAGCCGATTCCGGATAGTAACTTAGCGGTTCTCCCTGAGTTTGCATGCTGAAACTGTAAGCAGGATAGAGGTTGGAAATGCATACAATGGGTGGAATGTTTTGGCCAGAAGCCGACAGGTCTGTGATGCCTTTTACGTATACCCATACATCAATGTGGGCGCATTGAAAACTGACAGTAGCATTTGTTTCTTCGAGTGTGGAGGGCACCGTTAGAATCACTTTTCCATAATAAAGAGGGTCGTTCGTTTTTATTTTTTGCTCACTATCGGCATGGAGATGAGTCAACATCGCTTCGGACTCTCCGGAGGAGACATTGCTAAAAGCAGTGTTATCTTCTACGTTTCCCCAACAAATGATATCATACATTCCCGGATCGAGCAGAAGGTTTACGCTTTTGTTTTTCAATAATTCAGCATTGTCTACTTTAACTGATTGAATGAATTTTCCTGTTTCGGCATCATACACAAAGAGCGTAACACTTCCTATATAATCTGCCAGTACGTCTGTGGTGCCGTCGGCAGTATATTGAAATTGCAACGTGATATTTTTGTTTCCGCTCAGATCGATTTCGGTACATCCGGCGAGGAGGGCAGAGAGCAGAAATAATGCCTTGATTAATACCTTAAATATTTTCATTTTTATTGTTTTATCATTGCCGTTTGCCCTGTTTTGTTGGGATGCAAACGGCAATGATGATAGGTTGTTACATTTCGGGTGTAACGGTGTTTATCGTCCATGGAGTTACGCTGACCTGTACCCATAGATTAATATCCTCCGGATCGGGCACCTGGCTCAAGTGCCCTTCGTTGAATACCAAACCGGTAATTCGATAGACATTTCCTTTTTCAAGGTTGGTAATTTCGGTCCCTCCTGCGTTGAGAAAACCACGAATGTTAAGAAACTGTGTGCCTGTAAATGTGCCGGCACCGGCGGTAACTCCGGTTAACTTCAAAATGATGCGCGGTGCTCCGGCGGCAAAACATTGATAGGCCCATACATTCGAAGCAGTGGTAGGAGTAGTGACCAATGCGTCTTTGATTCCCAGGCTGGTGGCATTATCATCACACATGCCTGGATAGGTGTGATAAAGGCTTGTGGTAACGGAACTGTCAAAGTTGCTGAGGGCTTGCTCGCTAACTAAATCAGCAGAATTGGCTACACTGTTTAGGGGCATTTGTTTGTAGAAGTGATTGACGTATATGCCTTGGAGGGTGTATGCACTTACCGTTCCGCCGGCTGTGATATTAGGTATCTCGATACGGGCACATAGCGGCATTAATGTAATGATGGCTTCTTTGTCTCCTTCGGCTACCGCAGAGGCATCTACCTCCAAGTCTGTAGCGCTTGCTGTTTTTACGATTCCGATACCGTCAATGGTCAGATCGTTCACATTACTTTGATTGGAAATAGAAACATTTACTCCCGCTCTGAGAGCCTTAAGGGTAGTGAAGCTTCTCATCGTAGCGTCCTCATTATCCCCCAAGTTGGGATTTCCTACAATGTAAACGCTGGTTACTTCACCGGACACGTTAGTAAATTTGTAACCGGCTTCCAGATCGGAGAGTTTGATGACCTTATTGTTAATATCCGTACTTTCGGTGGAGGTGATTTTGTATACGGCTTTTATACCGTCCTGATCGGTAACAAAGTAAATATACCCATCGGTAAGTGTTACTGCATTTGAATTTGTGAGGGGAGCTTCGTCGCCTCTGGTGGTCGAAGCTTTAGTCTGCACATTACCTAGTTTAAGAAAAACGCTGTGCTCATTGGCTTCAGGCAGGGAGTCGCTACTGTCTGAACAGGCCGCAAGGAACGTCACGGCGATGGCTGCCACAACGAATAAAGATTTAGTTTTCATTTGTTTTGCTGTAATTAATGATTAAATTATGATTGGTTTGTCTGGAAAGAGATATTTGCTTTGAATGATGCGTACTTCGTTATTTTTTAATTTTTTCGTAGGTAACTCCGGCCAATGATAATTGACGTCCCTGAACAGCCAGGCTGTAAGTGTAGATATAACCTGCCGGCCAGGAATCTTTTTCATTAACGTAGGGCAGAAGTACGGAAAGAGGATATCCGTCGATAATCAGTGTAAGCATCAATCCGCGGGGCGCCTGAATGGTACCTAGTGATAAGGAGGCAGTGGCCTTAGTCTGTAGTTGCAAACTGTAAGAATTGATTTTTGCTTTACCCGTAAGGGTTATCGAACCGACACCTTTGGATGGGGTTAATTCACCTTCGGTTTTTACCTCCGGACAGAAAAAGCCGGATAGGCTTAATTCGGTAAGGTTGCCTGCAGCATTGGTTTCGAACACTTCGCCTCGACTGATGATAAAACGAAATACGGATTGCTCTGTACAAGGTGAACTGCTTTGAGCGTTTGCTGCTGCCATACCCGATTGTATAACTATAACAGCCAGAGTAAGAAGTAACTTTTTCATTCTGTTTAATTATTTGTTTTGTTTGTTTTATTTAAAAACGATAGACAATGTTTAGCCTGCTTCCGGTGATATCGGCTTTGTCTTCATTCTGCGAATCTTTATACTGGTTGAGGTCTGCATCGCGCTTATATTCTTTCACGTTAGCATGCCTGTAACCTATGCGGATACTGACTTCTGCCGACAATCTATTATAGAGTGGCTGGAGGTAGCCCAGCGAGAAACCTTCGCTATGGTAGCGCCCCGTGCGGTTACCGTCGAGAGAAAGAACATTGTGATGCTTCTGTAAATTGTAGTCTCCCGACTGCGCATAAACACCGGCAAAAAAACCTTCGAATTGTTTGTTGCCTTTCAGCCAGTAACGGATCTCCAGCGTATAAGCCGACAGGCCCTGAAAGCGTGTGTTATGGCGATAACTCCAATTGGAATAGGCCATCGACAGTTCTGCCGACCAGCGCTTTTTGAAGTATGCTTCAATGCTGAGGTTGGGAATGCAGGTGGTATAACTCAGGTCGGAGTTTACTCCCGCAAGGGCCAATAGGTTGGTTTTTACGGCTATTTGTGGAAAGAAATCGGCCGGTTGGTGAAATAGGGTGTAGCTGTATCGTGCTTCCTGTGAATAAACCTGCTCGCGATGACGACGCGTCTGTTCGTTACTATACCAGTTTGTTTGTCTCTGGGCGATGATATAAGATTCAGGTGAGTTATCGATATCGACGGGTCCGTTTTCTGCCGTTTGTGGAGCGGGCGTTTCTCCGTCATAAGATGGTGAGGTTGCTACATCGCTTCGGATATATTTGACGTTGATTTCAACTCGCCTCAACAGGGGGAAGTAGCTGTTACATAAATCTCGATAGACTCGTCCGTGATGAAGTTTCTTGATTTTTTGTTCGCGTTTCTCCGAATCTGCTGTGCTATCGATTATCCGGACAATTTCCTTGCTTTGAGGATAATCCGCTGCCGCCAGCTGACGTTGTAATCCGTCCCAGTCTTCGGGCACAAAGTGCAGGGAGAGTGTGTCGCGAACAGAAAGGTTAAAAATCCGGTCAAGATACTCCTTCAGATGAATTACCCGTTCACAAGCCAGCTGCTTGTTATCGGCAAACGGGCCGTCAGGAGAACTATAACCGGTTATTTGTATATCACTGATAGTGATGGTACTATCTCCCAACATGCGATTCATGAAGAGATTTAGTCTGTCCATTTCGGAGGGGTTGTTACCGAACCCGTGCAGCACCAAAGAATTACTTAAGGGATAGTTTAGTAATCCGTTGAGTTGTGTCGTTTCTTGCGCCCGAACGTTGGTGATAGAAAATGAAAAAGCCGATAGCAAAATACTAATTATAAGCTTTTTTCTACGAAGCGTTTGTTTCGATGCCATAATGTCTTGAGAGTGAATAGAACTTACATTCTATCTGTTTTGTTTGTTTTGTTGTGGCAAAGATAATCTTATTTTAATGCATTATAAAAATAAATGGCTATATTTTTTTAGCGATAAAAGTTGATTATATTATCCATTTACTTGATATATCTATTCTTTTTATTTCTTATTTATGTAAGTGTTTTTTATAATGTACTTTTCTGATTAACTTAATTTTATTATGTTTGTTTGTTAATTGTATATAGTAAATACCTTGATTTGCAATTTGAATAGTCTATTCTTACTTTATAATATTTATTTTGAAGTAAGAATAGACTATTTTTTTAATGTCGGATTGTTTTATGTTCAAAAAATAATAATGGTGGCACTTTTTTTTCTTTTGTATGAGTTAAAGTTTTTTGTGTTGTCCAATAGATATTTTAATAACTTGCTCATTATCAGTGCCCCTGACTGTGGGATGTTCATTGCTTTGTTGCATCATTGATCTTAATACGGTTAAACTAAGTTAAAAAGTATTCCGTTGACCTTTTCTTCAGTTTTTCTACAAAATATCCTCTTTAATTTGAGGCGCATAAAAAAGACCCGTTTTGCGGAAAAACAATGATAGAATACTTAAACTCACTGGACACAAGATTATTTTTGTTTCTTAATTGCAAACATGATGCGTTTTTTGATTTTGTAATGTATTGGCTGAGTGATAAGCTGATATGGATTCCCATGTATTTTATCATTGCCTTTTTTATCGTAAAACGCTATAGAATCAAAGGGCTTGTGATGCTCTTGTTGGTGGCATTGCTCATTACCCTGTGCGACCAAACAGCTTCTCATCTTCTTAAAAATTTAGTTCAGCGCTTGCGCCCTTCTCATGAGCCGGCTTTGGCGGGGTTGGTGCATCTCAGCAGGGCCGGGGCCGGCGGATTATACGGTTTTGTTTCCTCTCATGCGGCTAATACTTTCGGTCTGGCCACTTTTTTATGGTTTGTGCTCGATAAAAAATTTATTATTCTGAAATATTGGCTTTTTATATGGGCTGCTTTAGTGTCATACAGCCGCATCTATAATGGCGTGCACTATTTCGGCGATGTGTTTGTGGCTGCTTTTTTGGGTGCTTTCTTTGGGTGGGCCGTATCCAAAATCTATTTTTATTACGAAATAAAATGTGCCCGAAGAAGAGTTTTGTTGCCTGCCTCTGCTCAACCTATCCGCTTCTCTCCATTTCCCTGGTGGCACTTGTGGAAATACCTGGTAAAATAGCCGCAACCCTTTTTGGATTACTTCTTTTGTTATGCCGATTACATGCTTTGTTATCGCCATAACATATAGTGTTATGGGGCACTGGGTGTGTCGTAGCGGGTCTCCACTCTGAGATCCGAGGCAAGCTGAGCCGGACAATGTATGCCGTGAACAGTAATAAGTTTTTTAAAGCATTCATAGGTTTTGAATTTCGATG from the uncultured Bacteroides sp. genome contains:
- a CDS encoding FimB/Mfa2 family fimbrial subunit, which produces MKIFKVLIKALFLLSALLAGCTEIDLSGNKNITLQFQYTADGTTDVLADYIGSVTLFVYDAETGKFIQSVKVDNAELLKNKSVNLLLDPGMYDIICWGNVEDNTAFSNVSSGESEAMLTHLHADSEQKIKTNDPLYYGKVILTVPSTLEETNATVSFQCAHIDVWVYVKGITDLSASGQNIPPIVCISNLYPAYSFSMQTQGEPLSYYPESAYREDKLVSMAHCSVLRFTENTSAKLSLYKGSTGELLDTVSISQFIADNQINISSKEEVAIPLLVEYGSLGITIKIPNWDEVSTAPEW
- a CDS encoding phosphatase PAP2 family protein, which translates into the protein MIEYLNSLDTRLFLFLNCKHDAFFDFVMYWLSDKLIWIPMYFIIAFFIVKRYRIKGLVMLLLVALLITLCDQTASHLLKNLVQRLRPSHEPALAGLVHLSRAGAGGLYGFVSSHAANTFGLATFLWFVLDKKFIILKYWLFIWAALVSYSRIYNGVHYFGDVFVAAFLGAFFGWAVSKIYFYYEIKCARRRVLLPASAQPIRFSPFPWWHLWKYLVK
- a CDS encoding DUF3575 domain-containing protein; its protein translation is MASKQTLRRKKLIISILLSAFSFSITNVRAQETTQLNGLLNYPLSNSLVLHGFGNNPSEMDRLNLFMNRMLGDSTITISDIQITGYSSPDGPFADNKQLACERVIHLKEYLDRIFNLSVRDTLSLHFVPEDWDGLQRQLAAADYPQSKEIVRIIDSTADSEKREQKIKKLHHGRVYRDLCNSYFPLLRRVEINVKYIRSDVATSPSYDGETPAPQTAENGPVDIDNSPESYIIAQRQTNWYSNEQTRRHREQVYSQEARYSYTLFHQPADFFPQIAVKTNLLALAGVNSDLSYTTCIPNLSIEAYFKKRWSAELSMAYSNWSYRHNTRFQGLSAYTLEIRYWLKGNKQFEGFFAGVYAQSGDYNLQKHHNVLSLDGNRTGRYHSEGFSLGYLQPLYNRLSAEVSIRIGYRHANVKEYKRDADLNQYKDSQNEDKADITGSRLNIVYRF